A region from the Microcella frigidaquae genome encodes:
- a CDS encoding EamA family transporter — translation MTAALLLIGATLAHAAWNIALKSAGARGAGFLAATLLVGVVAFAPIGLPALLAGLPSTGDGLALAGLLVTGSAALQVTYFLLLQRAYRVADVGVVYPVARGTGPLLSILGALLLLGERPGPIVLLGGAFVVAGVVVIGLASAHGAGSDGAPGASRDGAAAQRRVRGVRAGALVGVVIAAYSLWDAAAVTRADLDPIGYYWASMVVQLLVFGVLVARRPVALADARAHALADARAHPWAVLVVGILSPLAYVAVLAAYQLAPVAVVAPAREASVVLIALAGWLIFREPHPARRLLGSVVVLAGIALLALG, via the coding sequence GTGACCGCCGCCCTCCTGCTCATCGGGGCGACCCTCGCGCACGCCGCGTGGAACATCGCCCTGAAGAGCGCCGGTGCGCGCGGTGCCGGATTCCTCGCCGCGACCCTGCTCGTCGGCGTCGTGGCCTTCGCCCCGATCGGCCTGCCCGCCCTGCTGGCGGGTCTGCCGTCGACCGGCGACGGCCTCGCTCTCGCCGGGCTCCTCGTCACCGGCAGCGCGGCACTGCAGGTCACGTACTTCCTGCTCCTCCAGCGGGCGTACCGCGTCGCCGATGTCGGGGTCGTCTACCCGGTCGCGCGGGGCACCGGGCCGCTGCTGAGCATCCTCGGGGCGCTGCTGCTGCTCGGCGAGCGGCCGGGGCCGATCGTGCTGCTCGGTGGCGCCTTCGTCGTCGCCGGGGTCGTCGTCATCGGGCTCGCCAGCGCGCACGGCGCGGGAAGCGACGGCGCGCCGGGCGCGTCGCGGGACGGGGCCGCGGCGCAGCGGCGGGTGCGCGGCGTCCGGGCGGGCGCGCTGGTGGGTGTCGTCATCGCCGCGTACTCGCTGTGGGATGCGGCCGCTGTCACGCGCGCCGACCTGGACCCCATCGGCTACTACTGGGCGAGCATGGTCGTGCAGCTGCTCGTCTTCGGCGTGCTCGTGGCGCGCCGGCCCGTCGCCCTCGCGGATGCTCGGGCGCACGCCTTGGCGGATGCTCGGGCGCACCCGTGGGCGGTGCTCGTCGTGGGCATCCTGTCGCCGCTCGCCTATGTCGCGGTGCTCGCCGCCTACCAGCTCGCCCCCGTCGCGGTCGTGGCGCCGGCGCGCGAGGCGAGCGTCGTGCTGATCGCCCTCGCCGGCTGGCTGATCTTCCGTGAGCCGCACCCGGCGCGGCGCCTGCTCGGCAGCGTCGTGGTGCTCGCCGGCATCGCCCTGCTCGCGCTCGGCTGA